The uncultured Paludibaculum sp. sequence CGAGTATTCGAGGTCAGTGCCCTTCTCGGCTGGGGCGTGCTGCTGTTGTTCGCCGCGTTTGTTGCCGAAAAATTGGCTGAACAGGTCGGAAAAGCTGCCGCCGCCAAAGCCGCCCGCGGCCGCTCCTGCTCCAGCGCCCGGATTGGCGGCATCGGAGAAGTCGAAGCCACCAAACCCGAAACCGGCATTGCCGCCCGGCTGCGGACCGCCGCCCGGAAAGCCGTTCTCGGAGTAGAAGCCGTACTGGTCGAACATCTTGCGCTTCTTGGTGTCGGAAAGGATGTCATAGGACTCCTGCACCTGCTTGAAGCGTTCCTCGGCAGCCTTGTCGCCGGGGTTCAGATCCGGATGGTATTTGCGGGCCAGACGCCGGTAGGCCTTCCGGATGTCATCCGAAGACGCGTCCCGTTTGACTCCGAGTGTTTGATAGTAATCTTTCGTCGAAGGCATGTCTCACCCGCCTCATTTCAGCTGAGGCCCTTCCTTTGACGGAAGGGCCCCGGTTCACTTCGGTCCAGGCGTGATTACGCGCCCGGCTTCTTGTCGTCGACGTCGACGAACTCGGCGTCCACGACATCGTCCTTCTTCGGCTCGGTGTGACCCGCATCCGCGGAAGGACCTGCGCCATCGGGACCCGCGCCAGGCTGAGGCTGCGCGCCGGCGGCCTTATACATCGCCTCGGCCAACTTGTGGCTGGACGAGAGCAGTTTGTCCTGCGCGGCCTTCATCTGGTCGAGATTGCCGCCTTCCACGGCCTTCTTGGCATCGGCGATCGCCTCTTCGACGGCCTTGGCGTCGGCTTCGGAGACCTTGTCGCGATGATCTTTCAGGGTCTTCTCGGCGCTGTAGACGGCGCTATCGAGATGATTCTTGACTTCGATTTCCTCGCGGCGCTTCTCGTCATCGGCCTTGTGGGCATCGGCATCGCGGGCCATCTTCTCGACCTCTTCCTTCGAGAGTCCGGAGGAGGAGGTGATGGTGATCTTCTGTTCGTTGCTGGTGGCACGATCCTTGGCGGTCACGTGCAGGATGCCGTTGGCGTCGATGTCAAAGGTGACCTCGATCTGCGGCACGCCGCGCGGAGCGGGCGGGATACCCACCAACTGGAAGACGCCCAGCATGCGGTTGTCGCGCGCCAGCGAGCGCTCACCCTGGTAGACCTTGATTTCCACGCTGGTCTGGCTGTCGCTGGCTGTGGAGAAGACCTCCGACTTGCGCGTTGGGATCGTCGTATTCCGTTCAATCAGCTTGGTGAATACGCCGCCCAGGGTCTCGATGCCGAGGGAGAGCGGAGTGACGTCGAGAAGGAGGACATCCTTCACTTCTCCACCCAGAACGCCGCCCTGGACAGCCGCGCCGACAGCGACGACTTCATCCGGATTGACGGTCTTATTGGGTTCCTTGCCGAAGATCTCCTTGACGATCTGGGTGACCCGCGGGATGCGGGTGGAACCGCCGACCATCACCACTTCGTCGATCTGCGAGGTGGACATGCCGGCGTCGGCAAGGGCCTGCTTGCAGGGGCCAACCGAGCGCTGAAGGATGTCCTCGATCATCTGCTCGAAGCGCGAGCGGGTGAGAGTCTTGACGAGGTGCTTCGGCCCGGTCTGCGGATCGCCGTAGATGAACGGGAGGTTGATCTCGGTCTCCATGGCGGAGGAGAGCTCGATCTTGGCCTTCTCGGCGGACTCCTTGAGGCGCTGCAGAGCCATGCGGTCCTTCGAGAGATCGACGGACTCTTCCTTTTTGAACTCTTCGATGAGCCAGTCGACCAGGCGCTGGTCGATGTTATCGCCACCCAAGTGAGTATCGCCGTTGGTGGACTTCACTTCGACCACGCCGTCGCCCACCTCGAGGATCGAGATGTCGAAGGTGCCGCCGCCGAAGTCGTAGACGGCAATGCGCTCTTCCTTCTTCTTGTCCAGACCGTAAGCCAGAGCCGCGGCCGTGGGTTCGTTGATGATGCGCAGAACTTCGAGGCCAGCCACCTGGCCCGCGTCCTTGGTCGCCTGGCGTTGTGCGTCGTTGAAGTACGCCGGCACGGTGATGACGGCCTGCTTGACGCTCTCGCCCAGGTAGGCCTCGGCGGCCTCCTTCAGCTTCGTGAGGATCATGGCCGAGATCTCGGGCGCCGACAGCTTCTTGCCGCCAGTTTCAACGCGAGCATCACCCGAATCGCCGCGGACGACATGGTAGGGCACCAACTTCATCTCCTGGGAGACTTCGTCAAAGCGCCGGCCCATAAACCGCTTGATCGAGTAAATGGTATTTTCAGGATTGGTGACAGCCTGGCGCTTGGCCACCTGTCCGACTAACCGATCGCCCGACTTCGCAAAGCCGACGACGGAAGGGGTAGTACGCCCGCCCTCCTGGTTCGGAATTACAACCGGTTGCCCGCCTTCCATGACCGCCACAACGGAGTTGGTCGTGCCAAGGTCGATGCCAATAATTTTGCTCATGTCGCTCCCATCCTATAGTTATTCAAATCTCTCGGCGTTCCAGGCGTCCTTCGTCTCGCCTTTACTGCGCCTGATCGTATTATGTAAGTTTAGTGTGATACTGTCAAGTTCTATTGCGGCGCAAACCTTGACGATTGCTGCCGCAGCCGACCTAACCCCCCTGGAATCCGCACTTTCAGCACACTCCAAGGCGCCGGTTACCTGGTCTTTCGGATCTTCGGGACTTCTTGCGCGGCAAATCCGCAGCGGAGCTCCGTTTGATCTGTATCTCTCGGCAAATGAAGACTTTGTGCAACAACTGGCGAAAGACGGGTTGCTGGTCCCCGGCTCAGTGCGGTCCTACGCCACCGGCCGCATTGGACTGTGGTCGCCGACGGGCGCGATCAAGACGCTCAAGGACCTGACCCGTCCCGAGGTGCGGCACATCGCACTGCCCAACCCTCAGCATGCTCCGTACGGCGTAGCCGCCCGAGCGATCCTCCAGAAGGCAGGGCTATGGGAGGTGTTGCAGCCGAAGATCGTGCTGGCGGAGAACGTCCGCCAGGCGTACGAGTTCGCCCACACCGGCAATGCCGATGCGGTACTGACCTCGTGGACCCTGCTGCAGAACCAGGGCGGGACTCTGCTGCCCGAGAAAGACCACGCTCCCATCCGGCAGTCGGGCGGAGTGGTGCGGGGGTGCAGGAACGAGAAAGCGGCCCGGGCCTTCCTGGACTTCCTCACCAGTCCGGCCGGGCAGCAAATTCTGGCGAAATTCGGGCTATCTCCGGCGCGCTAAATACCGAGAGCGGACCAATCCCAGGCCGGACCCATGTCGGTCTTGTCGGCGCGGTAGTTCTGGTGGGAGGCGATGCCCTTGTAAGCGCTGAAGAACACAGGATCGAACTCCATGAGTTTGGCCGCCGGCGGCAGTGTCTTCTTGATGTCGAACTTCGCGGCCAGATGATGGACCAAGTCATGGACTGCAGTGACCTGGACGCTCGGGAACGTGGCGAAGTAGGTGAGTCCGCGGTAGGGCGCTTTGACGTAACGGTCCTTGTCGGACTTGCCGCACCAGCGGGTCTTGTAGTTGTTGGGCCACCAGTTCAGTTGATCCTTGTTGGCCGGGTCTTCCTGGAGAGCTCCGACGTTGACGATCTCGATAGCGACTGCGCGGCGGTCGTTGATGGAGTTGGGGTTGTTACCGGTCATGCCAAGGTGCCAGGCCCACTTCTCGGCCGGAAAGAATTCGTAGATCTTCCCGTCCCGATCGACGACATAGGCGGTAGCGACACGGTAAGGCTTGCCGTTGACGGGCGCGATCCAGGCATTGAAGACGCTCTGGGCGGTGGAACTTGCCGTAAAGTGCAGCATGATCAGGTCTTTAGCGACCGTCTCGTTGGCAAATTCCGTGGTGGGCAACCGGAACGTAGTGCGATCGATGATGGGTTCGTGGGTGACGCTCGCTTCGGCAGCCAGCCCCTGAAGATCCGTGGTCAGATTCGGGATCACGAGCTGCTTGCCGACAGCTATCTTGTTGGGATCCTTAATCGAGTTGACCTGGGCCAAGGCTTTGACGTCAACACCAAACTGGGCCGCGATTTTGGCCAGGGTGTCACCGGCCTGTACAACGTAGGTATTCATAGCTCCTCCTGGATAAGTTCGAGTGCGCGCGAGGCCGGGCACCTCAACGGCAAACGAACGGATATCGGTGATTGTTGAAGTGTTTGGATCTGAATGCAACAGAAATCTTCGGCCGGGGCTGGAGGCAGTGTGTTGGCTTTGTTCCCTCGTGCCCGTGGGATTCGGGTGCGTCCACCGGCCTCGACCGTTGGCTTTGTTCCTTCGTGGCGGTGGGATTTCGGGTGCGTCCACCGGCCACGACCGTTGGCTTTGTTCTTTCGTGCCCGTGGGATTCGGGTGCGTCCACCGGCCTCGACCGTTGGCTTTGTTCTTTCGTGCCCGTGGGATTTCGGGTGAGGCCGCTGACCGCTACGACCGGGTCGACAGAGCTCTCCTTCTGCGAGAACTGCTGTCCGGTCCCGGCCGTCTTCCGAAATCCTCGATAGTTATGCTCCATGGCCGAGGTTGTACATCGGGGCAACAAGCGTTTTTGGAGCTCCCGGTTGCAAGGTATTGAATCCAAACCGAAAATATTCCGTCGCCGGGTGAACGAGTGCTCGGCCGCGAGCCAGAATGATGGAGAACTTGCTTCGGCCGGGCTTGTCTACCGTCCTTCCCGAGCCCCGCCCGGGAGGGTACCTGCCGCCGACCGAGGGTCCTCCCTACCTGCCTTGTGCACTGGGCGCATGCGCCGCGAATTTCGGCCCGAAACCTTGTCACAATCTCCCCGCAATTCTCGCTTGCCCGGGTGAACGCATGAAAGGAGCGTAACCAATGCGAGGAGCATGGGCCTATCTGATGGTGATCAGTAGCATTCCCGGCATCGCCGACGCCCAGAGGCTGTACCGGAAGGAAATGGATGCGGCGGCACAACAGGCAGTGAAAGCGATGGAGAAGGTCGGGAGCAAGGACCTCTTCGACCGTATGCTGGCCAACCTGTCCATACAGAGCAAACAGGATTTCGACACAGCGTTCGCCGGCGTCCGGCGGCAGACCAGGGATCGCATCCAAACATGGGACAACTGGTGCGCGGTCCATCAAGACATGGTCCGCACCATGAAAAGGATCGGCTATGTGGGCTTCGAGCCTGTGGATCTGCTCAGCGTCAAATCGGAATCGGAACTGAAGGCCAGGTGCGCACAGCTTCTGGAGCGTACGGCCACCTCCGAAGCACCGGCACAGACAAACTGGGCAAAGGCACTCGATGAGATCAAGGCGGCCAAGACCGCTCTCAACGAACGGATCAATGAGGTGAAGAATCCGCCAGGCACACAGAACGCCGCGGTATCGAAACCGGATGAATCGATTGGACCCGGATTGGAGACACTCATCGCTCACCTTGGCGATCTCAGCGAAGTCGAGACCGCGTTGCAGGAAATCCGGGATTCTCCCTTTGGCGGGCGCGTTGAGAAGCTGACAGAACCGGCGGGCGTGGCCGTCAGCATTCTGAAGCAGTTGAGCGCAGCCTACCAGGAGTACAAAACGAGACGCGATGAGATTGCCAAGGTCCGTGCGCAACTACGTGAGTTCCGGGTGGCCATGCTGAAGGTCGCGGTTCTCAAGCTGACGGCTCAGGAGGAGCACTTCAAACGCCTGATGGCGATTGAGGCACGCCGCATGCGCGAACTGGAGGCAGCGGCCAGCGCCTTCGAGGAATACCGCGACATCATCCGTTGCGAGCGGCAGCAATCGCTGGATCTCGACCTGGCGCGGATTGACGATTCGTTGCTGGAAGCAGGAACCCGAGTCGGGAATGTGGGGTCGACGGTGGCGGACGCCTACCGTTACTCTTCCGACCTACAGGAAGTCCTGAGTACCGGTGGGGACACCCAGAGATTCTGCCGGGAGCATCCAGCGCCATCCCGCCTGAGGGTGCAGCGGCTGGCACGGGCCCTGTTCCAGGCCGCCTCGGTGCAGGCACGCGCCGGCACACCCCAATATCTGGCGGAGCTGCGCCGTGCTCAGGAAGAGCAGCGCTACTCCATCATTCAATCGTCACTGGAAGCACGCGCGTACGAAACCCTGACGAACACGGGCGTCCGGCGGTTGGCCATGTTGTATGCCGGCGGCATCAAGCCGGAGCAGATCGCCCAGCTTGTATTCCAGGCCGGGCAACTGGCGGGTGTTTCGGTAATCGCGTTCCAACAATAGGAGGTCGAGATGAAGAAGCAGATCTCAGCGTCAATTCTCTGCACGGCCCTGCTGATTCTCGGCGGGTGCAAGGGTGAGGCGGAAGCCCGCGAATATGCCAAAGGACTCATGGAGGTCCTGAAGACGTACGAGGCCGAGCTCCAAGGCAAGACGGCAGCGGAACAAAAGGCCTACCGAGCGTTGGCAGCGATCTATAGCGGCGCCGCCGACAGCAACCTGCTGGCGTCGCTCAACACGGACAGAAAGGAGCGCGGCGACCGCCTGGCTGACCAATCGATTTCGAGAAGCACGCCCCGCGGCAGCGCGCTTCAGGACGACCTAAAGGACTACGCGAGCCGCGAAATCGACGCCACGCATGAGCTATTGACCCGCGAATCAGACAACTATGACAAGTACCTGTCGTCGTTGAACAAGCTGTCGGTGGATGCCGACGCAGTTGAACAAGCGGTCCAGGCCATGGAGGTCCTCACCGAGAAGCCGTCATTACTCGGCGAGTTGAAGTTCATCAAGGACTTTGGAGTCGCCGCCAAGAGTTGTCTGGACGAGCTGACATGCAAGAGTCTGTCCGATCAGTTGGCTTCCGCCAAGTCCGATCAGTCGGATTCAACGAAGGCACTCGAGAGGGCTGAAGACGAGAAGGCAAGACAAGCCCGTTTGCAGGCAACGATGGACGGCCTTGTAGCCCGCCAGAAACAGGCCGGGTGTGACAAGAAGCCGGTGTGCCCCAAGGACTGATCCGAAACGAACCTGACCAGAGCTCTGCCGGCAACCGGGGCGCGACCAGGAGGAGACGCCCCGAACCGGCGCACATAGACCCACACAAAAACAACAGAGAGGTGATCCATGCCCGAGAACACTGTCCCCACTATTGCCGACCTTCGTGCAAAGAACCTGAACTCCCTGGATGTAATCACCAAGGCGCTTCAGCGGCTGAAGGAGCTGCGCCGCGGTGCGGCGATCAGCCCCGTGCTTCAGGACCACATTGACGCGGAGATCAGCACGCTGGAGCTGGAACTGACCATCTCGACCATCGTGCAGACGCGCCTGCAGGCGGCGAGCGTCGTTGTGAAGCCGCTGAGCGAGGCGGATGCCGGTCGTTTGGAACAATTAGCTGCCACAATTGACGAGGCCATTGAGCGCGATACCGTCGTCACCGCATCGCTGGTCACGGTCGAGTCGTTCGTCAAAACGGCCACCTCCGTCCGCGACCTGGTGAAGGCCAGCGCCGCGGCCGCGTAGGGCAGCGTTTCGGAAGTTCGGTAACGTGCGGGAACGATAGCTCTCAGCCATCAGCTTTCAGCTGTCAGCTCGGCCGGGGCTGGCTGATCGCTGACCGCTGATGGCTGAGGGCTTGGCTCCAATTAGGGCTGCTGAGCGAGGTGGCGGCCAGCCGTCTGGAACCGCTGGCTGCCACGATTGACGAGGCCATTGAGCGCGATACCGTCGTCACCGCATCGCTGGTCACGGTCGAGTCGTTCGTCAAAACGGCCACCTCCGTCCACGACCTGGTGAAGGCCAGCGCCGCGGCCGCGTAGGGCAGCGTTTCGGAAGTTCGGTAACGTGCGGGAACGATAGCTCTCAGCCATCAGCTTTCAGCTGTCAGCTCGGCCGGGGCTGGCTGATCGCTGACCGCTGATGGCTGAGGGCTTGGCTCCAATTAGGGCTGCTGAGCGAGGTGGCGGCCAGCCGTCTGGAACCGCTGGCTGCCACGATTGACGAGGCCATTGAGCGCGATACCGTCGTCACCGCATCGCTGGTCACGGTCGAGTCGTTCGTCAAAACGGCCACCTCCGTCCGCGACCTGGTGAAGGCCAGCGCCGCGGCCGCGTAGGGCGCCGTTTCGGAACTTCGGTAACGTGCGCGGACGATGGCTCTCAGCTTTCAGCTCGGCCGGGGCTGGCTGATCGCTGACCGCCGATGGCTGAGGGCTTAGCAGCGTCTTACGCCGGAAGGACGGTCACCAGGCTCTCCGGGCCTTCGCTGACATGCAGGGGATTCCGCAGAGGGCGGCCGAAACCTTCAAAGGAGACCTGCATGATGTCGCCGCCCTGGAGTTCGAGGCCCGCTCCGAAGCTGAAGGCGTCCGCGCCGTAGAAGTGGACGTGGACGTCGCCCGGGCGGCGGTGCTGTTCGTACTTGAAGTGATGGTGCTCCATGTTAGCCAGTGTGTGCGCCATCCGTTGTTCGCCGGAGCCGATCTGCTTGCTCCAGATCGTCTCGCCGCTCCGTTCGATGCTGACTACACCGGGCACGAAGGT is a genomic window containing:
- the dnaK gene encoding molecular chaperone DnaK, which produces MSKIIGIDLGTTNSVVAVMEGGQPVVIPNQEGGRTTPSVVGFAKSGDRLVGQVAKRQAVTNPENTIYSIKRFMGRRFDEVSQEMKLVPYHVVRGDSGDARVETGGKKLSAPEISAMILTKLKEAAEAYLGESVKQAVITVPAYFNDAQRQATKDAGQVAGLEVLRIINEPTAAALAYGLDKKKEERIAVYDFGGGTFDISILEVGDGVVEVKSTNGDTHLGGDNIDQRLVDWLIEEFKKEESVDLSKDRMALQRLKESAEKAKIELSSAMETEINLPFIYGDPQTGPKHLVKTLTRSRFEQMIEDILQRSVGPCKQALADAGMSTSQIDEVVMVGGSTRIPRVTQIVKEIFGKEPNKTVNPDEVVAVGAAVQGGVLGGEVKDVLLLDVTPLSLGIETLGGVFTKLIERNTTIPTRKSEVFSTASDSQTSVEIKVYQGERSLARDNRMLGVFQLVGIPPAPRGVPQIEVTFDIDANGILHVTAKDRATSNEQKITITSSSGLSKEEVEKMARDADAHKADDEKRREEIEVKNHLDSAVYSAEKTLKDHRDKVSEADAKAVEEAIADAKKAVEGGNLDQMKAAQDKLLSSSHKLAEAMYKAAGAQPQPGAGPDGAGPSADAGHTEPKKDDVVDAEFVDVDDKKPGA
- the modA gene encoding molybdate ABC transporter substrate-binding protein is translated as MSLPSYSYSNLSAFQASFVSPLLRLIVLCKFSVILSSSIAAQTLTIAAAADLTPLESALSAHSKAPVTWSFGSSGLLARQIRSGAPFDLYLSANEDFVQQLAKDGLLVPGSVRSYATGRIGLWSPTGAIKTLKDLTRPEVRHIALPNPQHAPYGVAARAILQKAGLWEVLQPKIVLAENVRQAYEFAHTGNADAVLTSWTLLQNQGGTLLPEKDHAPIRQSGGVVRGCRNEKAARAFLDFLTSPAGQQILAKFGLSPAR
- a CDS encoding LysM peptidoglycan-binding domain-containing protein translates to MNTYVVQAGDTLAKIAAQFGVDVKALAQVNSIKDPNKIAVGKQLVIPNLTTDLQGLAAEASVTHEPIIDRTTFRLPTTEFANETVAKDLIMLHFTASSTAQSVFNAWIAPVNGKPYRVATAYVVDRDGKIYEFFPAEKWAWHLGMTGNNPNSINDRRAVAIEIVNVGALQEDPANKDQLNWWPNNYKTRWCGKSDKDRYVKAPYRGLTYFATFPSVQVTAVHDLVHHLAAKFDIKKTLPPAAKLMEFDPVFFSAYKGIASHQNYRADKTDMGPAWDWSALGI